CTTGCTGTCGCTCATCAATCCCGGCGACGAGGTGATTCTCACTCAGCCCTACTATGAGAATTACTGGCCGGACTGCATCATTGCCGGGGCCGAACCGCGCTTCGTTCCGATTCGCCCGCCCCACTGGTCGTTCGACTTCGACGAGCTGGCCGCCGCGTTTAACGACCGAACGAAGGCGATCGTGCTCTGCAACCCGAACAACCCGACTGGCACCGTGTTCAGCCGAGACGAGCTGGAACACGTCGCCGCGCTGTGCCGCAAGTGGGACGTGATCGCCATTACCGACGAAATTTATGAACACATTCTCTACGATGGCCGCCGCCACGTCTGCATCGCCTCGCTCGATGGCATGCGAGAGCGTTCGGTGACGGTCTCGGGCATGTCGAAGACCTTCGGCGTGACCGGCTGGCGGGTCGGAACGATCATCGCCCCGCCGAAGATGACCTGGGCTTTTCGGCAAATGCATGATTTTATCTCAATTGGTGCTGCGGCCCCATTGCAGGAGGCCGGAGCCGTTGCCTATCGCCTGCCCCGATCGTATTTCGACGACCTCTCGTCGGCCTACCAGGCCCGCAGAGATCGCTTTTGCCCCC
This genomic interval from Tautonia rosea contains the following:
- a CDS encoding pyridoxal phosphate-dependent aminotransferase; translated protein: MSIEARKYGAVNLAQGMPDFPAPEAIKEAACRAIRDDINQYAITWGSTNLREAIAEHAAWHLGMQVDPEQEITVTCGSTEAMIVALLSLINPGDEVILTQPYYENYWPDCIIAGAEPRFVPIRPPHWSFDFDELAAAFNDRTKAIVLCNPNNPTGTVFSRDELEHVAALCRKWDVIAITDEIYEHILYDGRRHVCIASLDGMRERSVTVSGMSKTFGVTGWRVGTIIAPPKMTWAFRQMHDFISIGAAAPLQEAGAVAYRLPRSYFDDLSSAYQARRDRFCPPLQEIGFDFEPPQGAYYVMADFSNFVGDRPDDEAFARHLVREIGVATVPGSSFFRDKDLGRHLVRFCFCKQDETLDAAITRLRSLRALV